From the genome of Scytonema millei VB511283, one region includes:
- a CDS encoding aminotransferase-like domain-containing protein: protein MRIPIERHSSTAVYLQICDRIRHLIETGALRSGDKLPSIRTLSASTRVNKLTVIEAYNVLAAEGLVEARQGSGYFVCPAKIDRAESKHQFAPPQDTIVLEQPPLPPLIEEFQGGSSFNLYMKSVQARQQPGTIDLSSGFSLASGLDDLPRVARRAVKQISGSLFNYDLPQGQLVLRQQIARLLVQQHGLNVTADNLIITNGSKQGILLAVHHYVKPGDWVLVESPTWYGMLSLLYNMGARVIGIPMTPEGINLELLEKNLYTYRPKLIFTVSTLHNPTGLTTSLDHRRQLLALAEKYDCVVLEDNAYEGLNFEPVPVPIKALDTTDRVIYAGTFSKTIMPGIRVGYLVVTGEDYQPLVERKLHYDIHVSTVSQAIVSEYLASGHYRHHLAHLQAVHLQSRNAMLNAMQRHYPPATYWTIPKGGTFLWVQMPAHLPLAEICQKALARGVFVAEGTPFFPGGQQSYPALRLNFTLLPEQIEQGIAILGEILQNYV from the coding sequence GTGAGAATTCCTATAGAAAGACACTCATCTACGGCTGTTTATCTCCAGATCTGCGATCGCATCCGTCATTTGATTGAAACTGGTGCATTGCGATCGGGAGATAAGCTTCCTTCCATTCGCACCCTGTCTGCTAGTACGCGGGTGAATAAACTTACCGTCATTGAAGCTTACAACGTCTTAGCAGCAGAAGGACTGGTAGAAGCCCGTCAAGGATCTGGGTACTTCGTCTGTCCGGCAAAAATCGATCGTGCCGAGTCGAAGCACCAATTTGCGCCACCCCAAGACACGATTGTTTTAGAACAACCCCCCCTACCACCACTGATTGAAGAATTTCAGGGCGGTTCGTCTTTCAATCTCTACATGAAATCGGTGCAAGCCCGTCAGCAACCAGGGACGATCGATCTCAGTAGCGGTTTTTCTTTAGCTTCTGGATTGGACGATTTACCGCGCGTTGCTCGACGTGCCGTGAAACAAATATCGGGTAGCTTATTTAACTACGACTTACCCCAAGGGCAGCTCGTACTGCGGCAACAAATTGCGCGGCTATTGGTACAGCAGCACGGTTTAAATGTCACGGCAGATAATTTAATCATTACTAACGGCTCCAAACAAGGAATATTGTTAGCCGTACATCACTATGTCAAACCTGGTGATTGGGTGTTGGTCGAAAGTCCAACTTGGTACGGTATGCTATCCCTGCTGTACAACATGGGTGCAAGAGTGATTGGTATACCCATGACACCTGAAGGCATAAATTTGGAGTTGTTGGAAAAAAATCTTTACACTTATCGTCCCAAGCTAATATTTACCGTCAGTACATTACACAACCCTACAGGTCTTACCACTTCCTTAGATCATCGCCGTCAATTGTTGGCATTAGCCGAAAAATATGATTGTGTCGTACTAGAAGATAATGCCTATGAAGGACTGAATTTTGAACCCGTGCCAGTGCCAATTAAAGCATTAGATACAACCGATCGCGTCATCTATGCTGGCACATTTTCTAAAACTATCATGCCAGGTATTCGGGTCGGTTATCTCGTTGTAACTGGAGAAGATTATCAGCCTTTGGTAGAGCGTAAATTGCACTACGACATTCACGTATCTACAGTTTCACAGGCTATTGTTAGCGAGTATTTAGCATCTGGACATTATCGCCACCATTTAGCACACTTACAAGCCGTCCATTTGCAAAGTCGCAACGCCATGCTAAACGCCATGCAGCGTCACTATCCTCCTGCGACTTATTGGACGATCCCCAAAGGCGGAACCTTTTTGTGGGTGCAAATGCCTGCCCATTTACCGCTAGCAGAAATTTGTCAAAAAGCGTTAGCCAGAGGCGTGTTCGTTGCTGAAGGAACGCCTTTTTTCCCAGGCGGACAGCAAAGCTATCCTGCTTTACGGCTGAATTTTACCCTTCTACCAGAACAAATCGAGCAAGGGATCGCCATTCTAGGAGAAATCTTGCAAAATTACGTTTAG